Within the Drosophila miranda strain MSH22 chromosome Y unlocalized genomic scaffold, D.miranda_PacBio2.1 Contig_Y2_pilon, whole genome shotgun sequence genome, the region gcaacagattttcgttctttgtggtggcggaagggggtggggcgaaattctgagatatacgttttatagtgagatctaacagaagtgcggacaccaaatttggttactctagccttaatagtctctgagatttgtggatgccccagattttcgtcttttgcggggcCGGAAGGGCGTGTgccgaaatttggacacaaaacggtcaaggtccgatatcacaggagtgtggataccaaatttggttgctctggctcttataggttctgagatccttgaactcatattttgcaattggcaaaaccgaccatgaaacctgtgtgtgagagagaaacagagcgagaaagaatgaaattgttttcttgattctggctataataattatacgatctggttgagatcttccattttaaaacatatagtcatcctctacgattctgcgtttttggttttatcgtatctttaaaaatgtggatgccacagattttcgtcctttgtggggtcggaagtgggcggggcgaagttttgaaatatttttgtagcagtgacatatcacagaagtctggatccaaaacaacgttgctctagctcttatagtctttgagcactaggcgctgaaggggacggacagacggacagacggacggacggacagacagacagtgctcaatcgactcggctattgatgctgatcaagaatatatatactttatggggtcggaaacgattccttctggacgttacacacctccacttttaccacaaatctaatataccccaatactcattttgagtatcgggtataacgagggggaacgttgtgagttgctgcggacaccgcaactctacagttatacccgatactaagtcagtatggctctcctccggcagacgccgctaattaaacgacacgacaaagagtgcgtgcgagagagacagaaaatcaatctgagcgtgacgtcgggcgctgcgtagccagtgcaaattgatttgttccttttggctataaaaatgatctgatctgatccagattcagcaatctgatagatatggtcattatctatgattctgcgtttttagttttctcgaatctgtaatattgtggatgaaacagattttcgtcctttgtgtgggcggaagggggtggggcgaaattctgagatatacgttttatagtgagatctaacagaagtgcggatactaaatttggttactctagcgttaatattCTCTGttatttgtggatgccccagattttcgtcctttgcggggtcggaaggcggtgtggcgaaatttggacacgaaacggtcaaggtccgatatcacaggagtgtggataccaaatttggttgctctgcctcttataggttctgagatccttgaactcatattttgcaattgacaaaaccgaccatgaaacctgtgtgttagagagagacagagcgagaaagaatgaaattgttttcttgattctggctataataattaaacgATCTGGTTTAGATTTTGCTCAccagaagatatagtcatcttctacgattctgcgtttttagttttctcgtatcgtcgaaattgtggatgccacagattttcgccctttgtggaggcggaagtgggcggggcaatgttttgaaatattcttgttgcagtgacatatcacagaagtctggatccaaaacaacgttgctctagctcttatagtctttgagcactaggcgctgaaggggacggacagacggacagacggacggacggacagacagacagggctcaatcgactcggctattgatgctgatcaagaatatatatactttatggggtcggaaacgattccttctggacgttacacacatccacttttaccacaaatctaatataccccaatactcattttgagtatcgggtataacgagggggaacgttgtgagttgcagcggacaccgcaactctacagttatacccgatactaactcagtatggctctcctccggcagacgccgctaattaaacgacacgacaaagagtgcgtgcgagagagacagaaaatcagtctgagcgtgacgtcgggcgctgcgtagccagtgcaaattgatttgttccttttggctataaaaattatctgatctaaaccagattcagcaatctgatagatatggtcattatctatgattctgcgtttttagttttctcgaatctgtaatattgtggatgaaacagattttcgtcctttgtgtgggcggaagggggtggggcgaaattctgagatatacgttttatagtgagatctaacagaagtgcggatactaaatttggttactctagcgttaatattctctgatatttgtggatgccccagattcatcaatcgtacaaaattgagtgggcatggctaaatgttctgtatagatagtattattcaacggaacaaagaaCTGGTCGTTTTTTGAATCGATTTTGAGTTCGCCACAGTtcgctttagcaacaatgagtcctATTCCATACACAATGTTGCGTTACCATTTCCTTGAAAACTgtattttagtcaaaataaaatacattaaGGTAATTAAAAGAAGCAATCttgtaaaaaatgtatttatctaTGGGATAAAGCCAAGTGGGAATCTATATAGCTTGAAATATAGGCAACACCCgattcgccgcagtttcgctTTTGCAATaatgagtctcattccatacacaaacatgttgctaattccatgcacacataacCTGGGGGAAATTGGATGTTATagatttgtgaatatgtttgtcttccaaggctcagtaggtatcaggatcgagataaatatatacaagatactaataatacACATGAATAAGTCaaaaacatatcaatttgagaaaaggtcttaataAATTGCGGTTGATctacatataaaattaacgaaatagggtgcacaaaggcctatacacgtatcatgtcttcaaatactagcaacattgcgactgttttttttgttgaactattttgtttaaaccttgttttagtcaaaatacaataaaagcaaggactaaaaactaaccaattgtgtagaaaatgtattcatcaatgagctaaaattatgtgggcacggctaaatgttctatatagctggtaatattcgacggaatatcaaaaacgaggaatatataaaatagaacttgaattcgtcagtatatttacggtatatttttaaaatgagacggtgtattttggtatatttctaagAGTCCGACCGTATATTTGATCGATAAGTTCACGGTAACACTGATAaggtaaataaatatttcgtaaataaataaattaatagatCCGATTTATGTAAATCTGGAGAGATTCAAGTCCCTGCTACTGCTGAAGTGAACGCCGGATTGTCCTCTCCCCGTGGCGCTGCAGGCTGTGCTGTTTGGCGTGGTGGAGATAGTGGGCGTAAAAGTGGGTCCAACTGCTGCTAATAGATAATAAACTAATAAACACAGATTTGTGACAACGAATCCAAAGGCCAAACTgaccaaaacaaacaaaaaaccacgGAACATGTGGTTTTTGGTCTCTCCATTTATGGAGAGACACCCAATGATAGCCAAAAACTACCTCAAGGGTGATAAGCTGGCAGCGGAAGCCGCCTGGAAGCGGCTTTCAAAGGAGTTAAATAGCGTGGGTCCGCCTGTCAAAGAAGTTTGTGAGTGGAAAAGAGTAAGTGCCGAGCAATTGCGCTATGTTCCGTCATTTCCCTTGGCTCTTGATAGGTATGGAAAGACTGGAAAAGCTGCATTCGTAAAAAGATTAACAATAACAGGCTGGAAGATTCAAATGCCTGCGGCAAAGGCTCGCTGTATCAGGATACACTCCCTGCTCTAGAGGATGCAGTGGCCGTGATCTGTGACTTGTATGATAAGCCCGACAGAGTAGTCGAATCTCGTCCAAAGGCACGTCCTGAAATTTCCAACCGTTTGCAACTGCAGGACATCAAGACCGACCACGACGAGGTCACAGCCACAGATGACGGTAAGACAAAAAAATCCAAGCCGCAAAAAATGTatactatttttttttatgtaaaGATGATGAGGAAGAAGATGACTGCTCCAGCCGGATCAATGACAGACATATGGGCGTGAAATTGGAGCGCACTAGCACTTCGCAAACTCCATCTGCCAAAAAGCGCAAGCTGGTTCAAAATTATGTAAATGAATTAGAAATTAAACACGAGAGCACGGTGCCGATGCTAATGGACATTGCAAAGGAGCTGCGGGACATGAATAGACAAACTCGCTTGAACGCCCAGCGCACAGAAGCCAATACGGACGCGCTTTTGGCTCTAGGCACACAGATCTCAGACCTAATGCAGCAACAGCTCAAGGAGCGCAAGCGTCTTAATGCTATAATGGATAAATTTGTTCTCAAAATCGAAACAACCGACTAACTAGTTCCACTATTTTAATTATGGTTTGCTAAAGAAAATATTGAAAGTGTCCCTCAAGACCTAATGTTTGACCAGGAAAGAAAGATCTGTCCACTTTTTCAAACATTTAAGATTATTATAATTAATGTAAACTAGGCGCATAATGGGGAACCATGGGCATTTTTGAGAGATGTGAAACGTCGATTGGCCAAACgataaaataaacaatttgtctGCTTTGGCAAATATTTTGATACTCAACAGACACGCAGTTGGTTTTGGCGGGAACCTTTTGAATTGAATTTTCTTGTCAAAATTGTGTAGTGTACTGTTTTTTAATCCCAATATCGTTTCTGGGTCTTTCGTTCAACGGTTTCCGGGTCAGAGGCTCACGAATACAATTATTGATGAGCATATGAATGGGAAAATTATGCATTAATGACTATGAACTATACAATTCTTAAATAAGCTGCTTTTATAGTATTGCTAGTTAGGCTTGCAAAATGAAATAAagttcatatatatatagttgcACATATATAATTTAAGCGCATTAACATAAATATGAGCCTCTATATGTCACGATTTTactatttttaaatatatttaattctataatttattttaagcACCATGTCTAGCTCACACACCTTGCaaatttgtatgctttttGTAGAATTTTCCAGTATTTTTCAAGACGCGCTTTGGAGTCACCCTCTTGTCCAATGCAGCAATgtacaaattttaattttataagcaataaaataaaaggtGTCCTTAGAATTAACCAATCTTGTTGAGAGTagattcatcaatcggataCAATTATTTTTCCAAGGAAGGGGGTCCcagctagctagtaatattgaACCGAATATAGAAAACGAGGAGTATGATGGAGTTTGGTATATTATTGGTATTTTTTGAAACTGTGAActgtatttcggtatatttctgagcaAGCCAGCTGGCGCggatttcatttttatacccgatactcaaaatgagtattggggtatattagatttgtggtaaaagtggatgtgtgtaacgtccagaacgaatcgtttccgaccccataaagtatatatattcttgatcagcatcaatagccgagtcgattgagccctgtctgtctgtccgtccgtccgtccgtccgtccgtccccttcagcgcctagtgctcaaagactataagagctagagcaacgatgttttgtatccagacttctgtgatatgtcactgctacaaagatatttcaaaacttcgccccgcccacttccgcccccacaaaggacgaaaatctgtggcatctacatttttaaagatacgataaaaccaaaaacgcagaatcgtagaggatgactatatactctagagtgtaaaatcttagccagatcgtataattattatagccagaatcaagaaaccaatttcattctttctcgctctgtctctctctaacacacaggtttcatggtcggttttgccaattgcaaaatatgagttcaaggatctcagaacctataagagccagagcaaccaaatttggtatccacactcctgtgatatcggaccttgaccgtttcgtgtccaaatttcgccacacccccttccgcccccgcaaaggacgaaaatctggggcatccacaaatctcagagactattaaggctagagtaaccaaatttggtatccgcgcttctgttagatctcactacaaaacgtttatctcagaatttcgcctcacccccttccgccccacaaaggacgaaaatctgttgcatccacaat harbors:
- the LOC117194067 gene encoding uncharacterized protein LOC117194067, which codes for MWFLVSPFMERHPMIAKNYLKGDKLAAEAAWKRLSKELNSVGPPVKEVCEWKRVWKDWKSCIRKKINNNRLEDSNACGKGSLYQDTLPALEDAVAVICDLYDKPDRVVESRPKARPEISNRLQLQDIKTDHDEVTATDDDDEEEDDCSSRINDRHMGVKLERTSTSQTPSAKKRKLVQNYVNELEIKHESTVPMLMDIAKELRDMNRQTRLNAQRTEANTDALLALGTQISDLMQQQLKERKRLNAIMDKFVLKIETTD